The proteins below come from a single Zonotrichia leucophrys gambelii isolate GWCS_2022_RI chromosome 3, RI_Zleu_2.0, whole genome shotgun sequence genomic window:
- the CMTR1 gene encoding cap-specific mRNA (nucleoside-2'-O-)-methyltransferase 1 — protein MKRRTEPEFSSPQNKQKKRIEDLGLTLSSTSDDENQFSNHTTQESSSSTSGSDSEGDEKRPVFSNEFKQDSLVEGTSSRYSMYNSVSQKLMAKMGFREGEGLGKYGQGRKDIVEASNQKGRRGFGLTLKGFDGELNIDWQDEPEPSAYEKVDWCPECTTEIPDAQELKEWMTVGKRKLMIEDETEFCNEELLHNVLQCKSVFDELDGEEMRRARTRSNPYEMIRGAFFLNRAAMKMANMDHVFDYMFTNPKDSQGVPLIKEYDAELLYFADVCAGPGGFSEYVLWRRKWHAKGFGMTLKGPNDFKLEDFYSASSELFEPYYGEGGIDGDGDITRSENITAFQNFVLDNTDHKGVHFLMADGGFSVEGQENLQEILSKQLMLCQFLTALSIVRTGGHFVCKTFDLFTPFSVGLVYLLYCCFERICIFKPVTSRPANSERYVVCKGLKSGIEDVRDYLFTVNIRLNQLRNSDVDVNLIVPLNVIKDNQDFYNYIVQSNENHCKVQIKALAKIRAFVQDTTLVEPRQAEIRKECLQLWGIPDQARVAPSSSDPKSKFFELIQGTDIDTFSYKPTPLNSSTLEKIRQVLDYRCMVSGSEQKFLLGLGKSQIYTWGGRQSDRWTKLDLKTELPRDTLLSVEIVHELKGEGKAQRKISAIHILDVLVLNGNDVRTQHFNQRIRLAEKFVKAVSKPSRPDMNPIRVKEVYRLEEMDKIFVRLEMKVIKSSGGMPRLSYTGRDDRHFVPTGLYIIRTMNDPWTMAYSKNFKKKFFFNKMTNVATYNLLPEAIAPFHVCHYSRLFWEWGEGVKVHDSQKRQDPEKLSKETVLSFIQAHYP, from the exons ATGAAGAGAAGGACAGAACCTGAATTTAGCAGCCCCCAAAATAAGCAGAAGAAGAGGATAGAAGACTTGGGATTAACCCTCAGTTCTACTTCAGATGATGAAAATCAATTCAGTAATCATACTACTCAAG aatctTCCAGTAGCACCAGTGGCTCTGACAGTGAGGGTGATGAAAAAAGACCAGTCTTCAGCAATGAGTTCAAACAAGACTCTCTTGTGGAGGGTACTTCATCTCGCTACTCAATGTATAACAGTGTCTCCCAAAAGCTGATG GCCAAGATGGGCTTCCGGGAAGGAGAAGGTCTGGGAAAATATGGCCAAGGCAGGAAAGATATTGTTGAGGCCTCCAAtcagaagggaaggagaggctTTGGCCTGACCCTCAAAGGATTTGATGGGGAGCTCAATATTGATTGGCAGGATGAGCCCGAG CCTAGTGCCTATGAGAAGGTGGACTGGTGCCCTGAGTGTACCACAGAGATCCCAGATGCTCAGGAGCTGAAGGAGTGGATGACTGTGGGGAAG AGGAAGTTGATGATTGAAGATGAAACAGAGTTCTGTAATGAAGAGCTTTTACATAATGTCCTGCAGTGCAAG AGTGTATTTGATGAGCTGGATGGAGAAGAAATGCGTCGAGCGCGAACAAGGTCTAACCCCTATGAGATGATCCGTGGAGCTTTCTTCCTGAACAG GGCTGCGATGAAGATGGCAAATATGGACCATGTCTTTGACTACATGTTTACAAACCCTAAGGACAGCCAAGGG GTGCCTTTGATAAAGGAGTATGATGCAGAGCTGCTCTACTTTGCTGATGTGTGTGCTGGTCCCGGAGGCTTCTCTGAATATGTCTTGTGGAGGCGCAAGTGGCATGCCAAAGGATTTGGCATGACCTTGAAAGGACCAAATGATTTTAAACTGGAGGATTTCTATTCTGCTTCCAGTGAGCTCTTTGAGCCTTATTATG gagaGGGTGGGATTGATGGAGACGGAGACATCACTCGATCAGAGAACATTACTGCTTTCCAGAATTTTGTTTTGGACAATACTGATCACAAGGGAGTGCATTTCTTAATGGCTGATGGG GGTTTCTCAGTGGAGGGCCAGGAGAATCTGCAAGAAATCCTGAGCAAACAGCTCATGCTTTGCCAGTTCCTCACAGCACTGTCCATTGTCCGGACAG gaggACATTTTGTCTGCAAAACCTTTGACCTGTTTACTCCATTCAGTGTGGGTCTTGTTTATCTGCTGTATTGCTGCTTTGAGAGAATTTGCATCTTTAAACCTGTGACAAGCCGCCCTGCTAACTCGGAGAG GTACGTGGTGTGCAAAGGCCTGAAGTCAGGCATTGAGGATGTGCGGGATTACCTGTTCACAGTGAACATCAGACTCAACCAGCTGCGCAATTCCGACGTGGATGTGAATCTTATCGTCCCGCTGAACGTGATCAAAGACAACCAGGACTTCTACAATTACATTGTCCAATCCAATGAAAA cCACTGCAAAGTTCAGATAAAGGCACTAGCCAAAATCCGTGCCTTTGTTCAAGACAC AACGCTGGTTGAGCCGCGGCAGGCTGAAATCCGAAAGGAGTGTCTCCAGCTATGGGGG ATTCCTGATCAGGCTCGTGTTGCTCCTTCATCTTCAGATCCCAAGTCCAAGTTCTTTGAGCTGATTCAG GGCACAGACATTGATACCTTCAGTTACAAACCCACTCCTCTGAATTCCAGCACACTGGAAAAAATTCGCCAAGTGTTAGATTACCGGTGTATGGTGTCTGGAAGTGAGCAGAAGTTCCTCTTGGGGTTAGGG aaatcacagatCTACACCTGGGGTGGTCGCCAGTCAGACCGCTGGACAAAGCTGGATTTGAAAACTGAGCTGCCACGAGATACTCTTCTCTCTGTGGAGATTGTTCATGAGCTGAAAGGAGAG GGGAAAGCCCAGAGAAAAATCAGTGCCATCCACATCCTTGATGTCTTGGTGCTGAATGGCAATGATGTTCGAACGCAGCATTTCAACCAGAG GATTCGGCTGGCAGAGAAGTTTGTCAAAGCTGTTTCCAAACCCAGCCGGCCGGACATGAACCCCATCCG AGTGAAGGAAGTATACAGATTGGAAGAAATGGACAAGATTTTTGTGAG GTTAGAGATGAAAGTCATCAAGAGTTCAGGGGGAATGCCCCGGCTGTCCTACACCGGCCGAGATGATCGGCATTTTGTGCCCACGGGACTCTACATCATACGGACTATGAACG ATCCCTGGACAATGGCATACAGCAAAAACttcaagaagaaattcttcttcaACAAAATGACCAATGTAGCGACATATAACCTCCTTCCTGAAGCCATTGCACCCTTTCA TGTCTGCCATTACAGCCGCCTCTTCTGGGAATGGGGCGAAGGTGTCAAAGTGCATGACTCTCAGAAAAGACAAGATCCAGAGAAGCTATCAAAGGAGACTGTTCTGTCTTTCATCCAAGCACACTACCCCTAA